From one Streptomyces sp. N50 genomic stretch:
- a CDS encoding glycosyl hydrolase — MISPALQQLFDAPPRDFGPTPLWWWSGAKVTREQLAWQLRRFADGGVHNLVVINLAPAGPAFGARTDDPPWFGEEWWARFTDTCRIARDIGTRLWFYDQIGFSGANIQGAITRRHPEATGRALRSRAATVTGGTIALRGAETLLAAYDLEGRRLPMAPGVPAAEGTVVRLVVAVPTAFDYLDPDAVRLLLDAVHHEYDRRVPEYLGNVIAGSFQDELPGTNSWSHRFPDEFRTRRGYDLLDHLPALFGPVTARAAKIRADYYAVRAELTEEALFKPLAAWHDERGMLIGADQSHPARAGFPAQSTQIYTDYFRTHRWYGAAGSDHHGDSKVHSSMAHLYGHERVWIEAFHSSGWGGTLADTYDWLLPFLRSGANLYNPHASYFGTAGGWFEWAPPSTDWRQPYWQQYPAFSRAVARICSIMSWGTYSADVAVLHPTATMQALIPLDAPVQHFGDGRLGDDHADVDETQRHYLDLCGTNNWLAPHAGSLDRHRIAFDIIDDASVQRATTAEGALRVAELTYRAVLLPSTSVLEEETARRLTQLLDAGGRVVVVGRPPATAAGQAGDDSAVAALLKHPRLERASDAEAGAAAVADTAGHATGEVPLLVRRKGVEAVALVTGTFPDARTLPGDANHEADPARYAHHSTVTVHATVTEAEIWNPATGTRHPAQVTVADGRSTIEVPLEGAPAVLVVWREGSPQTHRTAMTTPGPERTIDLSHGWQGRLVPTMDITWGDLALPAGSSIAEPQIWTMRWTEAEGPAANWQQTRVTYGNRVRVLPPVPSDEAPGPLDAPSVEQVLSGDLPLTPAGWSVSVYSSSRGIPDPDGLLGNKGLVTEEFVRVPVPGPGTVARVRAIVETDHRGPADLHIGAAATKRVWWNGERLDTGTGYLATARVRIGGTRNVLEYELGDAQDRPLLISGTAGTPLGSYFCLTRPDGFGSRPQFMCLPEGVRPSGGVTYRGRLNGPGQAVLVVGAAVGVTVLLDGAVVARQEKVEYYESDWGAVPMFFQHQLALGDGEHVLEVVADAVHPRDAVFVDCVARAESAVNSLVSGAGWEAETGEWRGGTLEHEGRWGELQHCYAAVRPHPLPDTEWLTGSPVLGTAVLPLRSTDTVRERAQRFRFTVPPGTESLELPVELPAMVRVGDGVETWLDGQFLTLEQPLTEPTEVEVVTAPTAVLRGGSAWRGPVRVRTVPAKLPLGDWQLLGLGGWSGGVTYSREVEVPAGPDPVLDLGRVRGSVSVVVDGECVGEGFCPPYRFQLPGTAGRLVRLEVTVNNTLAPYLAEATPTAWAFPSQLSSGLLGPVTLRVRD, encoded by the coding sequence GTGATCTCACCCGCGCTCCAGCAGCTCTTCGACGCCCCGCCCCGGGACTTCGGTCCCACCCCGCTGTGGTGGTGGTCCGGCGCCAAAGTCACCCGTGAGCAACTCGCCTGGCAGCTGCGCCGGTTCGCGGACGGCGGCGTCCACAACCTCGTCGTCATCAACCTGGCCCCGGCCGGCCCGGCTTTCGGCGCCCGGACCGACGACCCGCCGTGGTTCGGCGAGGAGTGGTGGGCCCGCTTCACCGACACCTGCCGGATCGCCCGGGACATCGGCACCCGCCTGTGGTTCTACGACCAGATCGGCTTCTCCGGCGCCAACATCCAGGGCGCGATCACCCGCCGCCACCCGGAGGCCACCGGCCGCGCCCTGCGCTCCCGGGCAGCCACCGTCACGGGCGGCACGATCGCACTGCGCGGAGCCGAAACCCTTCTCGCCGCCTACGACTTGGAGGGCCGCCGCCTGCCCATGGCGCCCGGCGTCCCGGCCGCCGAGGGGACGGTGGTACGGCTCGTCGTCGCCGTCCCCACCGCCTTCGACTACCTGGACCCGGACGCCGTACGACTGCTGCTGGACGCCGTCCACCACGAGTACGACCGGCGCGTCCCCGAGTACCTGGGCAACGTCATCGCGGGCAGCTTCCAGGACGAGCTGCCCGGCACGAACTCCTGGAGCCACCGCTTCCCCGACGAGTTCCGTACGCGTCGCGGCTACGACCTCCTCGACCATCTCCCCGCCCTGTTCGGCCCGGTGACCGCCCGCGCGGCGAAGATCCGCGCCGACTACTACGCGGTCCGCGCCGAACTCACCGAAGAGGCCCTGTTCAAGCCCCTCGCCGCCTGGCACGACGAACGCGGCATGCTCATCGGCGCCGACCAGAGCCACCCCGCGAGGGCAGGCTTCCCGGCCCAGTCGACGCAGATCTACACCGACTACTTCCGCACCCACCGCTGGTACGGCGCCGCCGGCAGCGACCACCACGGCGACTCCAAGGTCCACTCCTCGATGGCCCACCTCTACGGCCACGAGCGGGTCTGGATCGAGGCGTTCCACTCCTCAGGCTGGGGCGGCACCCTGGCGGACACCTACGACTGGCTCCTGCCGTTCCTGCGCAGCGGCGCCAACTTGTACAACCCGCACGCGAGTTACTTCGGCACTGCGGGCGGCTGGTTCGAGTGGGCGCCCCCGTCCACCGACTGGCGCCAGCCCTACTGGCAGCAGTACCCGGCGTTCTCCCGCGCGGTCGCCCGGATCTGCTCGATCATGTCCTGGGGCACCTACAGCGCCGACGTCGCGGTCCTGCACCCCACCGCCACCATGCAGGCCCTCATCCCGTTGGACGCCCCCGTTCAGCACTTCGGCGACGGCCGCCTCGGCGACGACCACGCCGACGTCGACGAGACACAGCGCCACTACCTGGACCTGTGCGGCACGAACAACTGGCTTGCCCCGCACGCCGGTTCACTGGACCGCCACCGCATCGCCTTCGACATCATCGACGACGCCTCCGTGCAGCGCGCCACGACCGCCGAAGGAGCCCTGCGCGTCGCGGAGTTGACGTACCGCGCGGTGCTGCTTCCTTCGACGAGCGTCCTGGAGGAGGAGACGGCACGCCGACTGACCCAACTCCTCGACGCGGGCGGCCGGGTGGTGGTCGTGGGCCGTCCGCCCGCTACGGCGGCCGGGCAGGCCGGTGACGACTCCGCCGTGGCGGCACTGCTGAAGCACCCGCGACTGGAGCGGGCGAGCGACGCCGAGGCCGGGGCGGCGGCGGTGGCCGACACCGCCGGTCACGCGACCGGCGAGGTGCCACTGCTCGTCAGGAGAAAGGGAGTTGAGGCGGTCGCCCTCGTGACGGGCACCTTCCCCGACGCCCGCACGCTGCCCGGAGACGCCAACCACGAGGCGGACCCCGCGCGTTACGCCCACCACTCGACCGTCACCGTGCACGCCACGGTCACCGAGGCCGAGATCTGGAACCCGGCGACCGGCACCCGCCACCCGGCCCAAGTCACCGTCGCCGACGGCCGATCGACCATCGAGGTGCCACTGGAGGGTGCCCCCGCCGTCCTCGTCGTATGGCGCGAGGGGAGCCCGCAGACGCACCGGACAGCCATGACAACACCCGGGCCGGAACGGACGATTGACCTCTCGCACGGCTGGCAGGGCCGCCTGGTCCCCACTATGGACATCACCTGGGGCGACCTCGCCCTGCCCGCCGGTTCATCCATCGCCGAACCTCAGATCTGGACCATGCGGTGGACCGAGGCCGAGGGTCCCGCCGCCAACTGGCAGCAGACACGGGTGACTTATGGCAACCGGGTCCGAGTCCTCCCTCCGGTACCGTCCGACGAGGCGCCCGGTCCACTCGACGCGCCCTCCGTCGAACAGGTCCTCTCCGGAGACCTGCCCCTCACCCCCGCAGGCTGGAGCGTCTCGGTGTACTCGTCCAGCCGGGGCATCCCGGACCCGGACGGTCTTCTCGGCAACAAGGGCCTGGTGACAGAGGAGTTCGTACGTGTCCCCGTGCCCGGGCCCGGTACGGTCGCCCGGGTCCGCGCGATCGTTGAGACGGACCACCGTGGCCCCGCCGACCTGCACATCGGCGCCGCGGCCACCAAGCGGGTGTGGTGGAACGGCGAGCGCCTGGACACCGGTACCGGCTATCTCGCCACCGCCCGCGTGCGGATCGGCGGGACCCGCAACGTCCTCGAATACGAGCTGGGGGACGCCCAGGACAGGCCGCTCCTGATCTCCGGCACGGCGGGCACACCGTTGGGCAGCTACTTCTGCCTGACCCGTCCGGACGGGTTCGGTTCGCGCCCGCAGTTCATGTGCCTCCCCGAGGGCGTACGGCCGTCCGGCGGCGTGACCTATCGGGGGCGGCTCAACGGCCCTGGACAGGCGGTACTTGTCGTGGGCGCGGCGGTGGGCGTCACCGTGCTGCTCGACGGGGCGGTTGTCGCGCGCCAGGAGAAGGTGGAGTACTACGAGTCCGACTGGGGCGCGGTGCCGATGTTCTTCCAGCACCAACTCGCCCTCGGGGACGGCGAACACGTGCTGGAGGTGGTGGCCGACGCCGTTCATCCACGCGACGCGGTGTTCGTCGACTGCGTGGCCCGCGCGGAGTCCGCCGTGAACTCCCTGGTGAGCGGCGCCGGTTGGGAGGCCGAGACGGGGGAGTGGCGTGGCGGCACCCTCGAACACGAGGGCCGTTGGGGAGAGTTGCAGCACTGCTACGCGGCCGTGCGACCGCACCCGTTGCCGGACACCGAGTGGCTCACCGGCTCACCCGTGCTCGGCACCGCCGTACTTCCGCTGCGGTCCACGGACACCGTCCGCGAACGCGCCCAGCGTTTCCGCTTCACCGTGCCGCCGGGCACCGAATCGCTGGAGCTGCCAGTGGAGTTGCCCGCGATGGTGCGGGTCGGCGATGGAGTCGAGACGTGGCTGGACGGCCAGTTCCTGACGCTGGAGCAGCCGCTCACTGAGCCGACGGAGGTGGAGGTCGTCACCGCACCCACCGCAGTACTTCGGGGCGGCTCCGCCTGGCGGGGACCGGTGCGCGTCCGCACGGTACCGGCGAAACTTCCCCTGGGCGACTGGCAGTTGCTCGGGTTGGGTGGCTGGAGCGGTGGTGTGACGTACTCGCGGGAGGTGGAGGTGCCGGCCGGGCCGGATCCGGTGCTGGACCTCGGGCGGGTGCGCGGCAGTGTGTCGGTCGTCGTCGACGGGGAGTGTGTCGGCGAGGGGTTCTGTCCTCCGTACCGCTTCCAACTCCCTGGTACCGCAGGGAGGTTGGTGCGTCTGGAGGTGACCGTGAACAACACCCTGGCCCCCTATCTCGCCGAGGCCACCCCCACCGCCTGGGCCTTCCCGTCCCAGCTTTCGTCGGGGCTGCTGGGGCCGGTGACGTTACGGGTTCGGGACTGA
- a CDS encoding CocE/NonD family hydrolase: protein MKTPKAADHRIKLPHRVTVLSSASAVLLLVAAGQTTATALPAHAVNWTPPAASYAVSAPVHTTVTMDDGVKIAVEVVYPTDPSTSARASGPFPVLLTQNPYGAQRSDPTDSGIYFVQRGYIYVASAVRGTGDSGGQVDWFGDRQGKDGADLVDWAAHTLSGSNGKVGLDGCSYLGVDQWFTAAAVGKNSALKAITPFCTDSDFYNDLTGNGGIPTPFVAGIAQAEPRGPEDDPATDPQSVTIAQQASGGSRSYDDAYWQSLNVQKKLVPKIVGNGIPALTEAGWNDLFPGGNLGAYVSAQNAYYHRPLTDPITSNEPVTGRYQAIVGPWTHGEHVNEATLQGIRLEWFDTWLKNAPTGMANTSTPLHLFENGANTWVDSAAWPLSSDARTYYLGNGSLTPGKPTDEGSDTLSWSAATAANTLTYTTAPLTKAALLNGPTDVTLYARSTTPETELSAKLSIVAPDGTVTKQADGILLGSQRALDTQESWYGDNGTLLKPSHPFTQASQHPVTPGRTTRYDISLLSNFTRIPAGYRIQISINSQPPADFHFPVAPTPQELANLAGGVYTVEHSPQAASFVNLPLTTPSSATPSDTDWGPSS from the coding sequence ATGAAAACGCCCAAGGCAGCAGACCACCGGATCAAGCTGCCGCACAGAGTCACCGTACTGAGCAGCGCCTCCGCGGTGCTCCTCCTCGTGGCCGCAGGCCAGACGACAGCCACCGCACTCCCCGCGCACGCGGTCAACTGGACGCCACCTGCGGCGAGTTACGCGGTGAGCGCGCCCGTCCACACCACCGTCACCATGGACGACGGCGTGAAGATCGCCGTCGAGGTCGTCTATCCGACCGACCCGAGCACCAGCGCCCGCGCGTCGGGCCCGTTCCCCGTGCTCCTGACCCAGAATCCCTACGGCGCCCAGCGCTCCGACCCCACGGACAGCGGCATCTACTTCGTGCAGCGGGGCTACATCTACGTGGCCTCCGCGGTGCGCGGCACCGGTGACTCGGGCGGGCAGGTCGACTGGTTCGGGGACCGGCAGGGCAAGGACGGAGCCGACCTCGTCGACTGGGCGGCCCACACGCTGTCGGGCTCCAACGGCAAGGTGGGGCTGGACGGTTGCTCCTACCTCGGGGTCGACCAGTGGTTCACCGCGGCGGCCGTGGGCAAGAACTCCGCCCTCAAGGCCATCACACCGTTCTGCACCGACTCGGACTTCTACAACGACCTCACCGGCAACGGCGGTATCCCGACCCCCTTCGTGGCCGGCATCGCCCAGGCCGAGCCGCGCGGCCCCGAGGACGACCCCGCCACCGACCCGCAGTCGGTGACCATCGCCCAGCAGGCCTCGGGAGGTTCACGCTCGTACGACGACGCCTACTGGCAGTCCCTGAACGTCCAGAAGAAGCTCGTCCCGAAGATCGTGGGCAACGGCATTCCGGCACTGACCGAGGCCGGCTGGAACGACCTCTTCCCCGGCGGCAACCTCGGCGCTTACGTGTCCGCCCAAAACGCCTACTACCACCGGCCGTTGACCGATCCGATCACCTCGAACGAACCCGTCACCGGCCGCTACCAGGCGATCGTCGGCCCTTGGACCCACGGCGAGCACGTCAACGAGGCGACGCTACAAGGCATCCGCCTGGAGTGGTTCGACACCTGGCTCAAGAACGCGCCCACGGGTATGGCGAACACGTCAACTCCCTTGCACCTGTTCGAGAACGGCGCGAACACCTGGGTCGACAGCGCCGCCTGGCCCCTGTCCTCCGACGCCCGCACCTACTACCTCGGCAACGGCTCCCTCACCCCCGGCAAACCGACGGACGAGGGCAGCGACACGCTCTCCTGGAGCGCGGCGACCGCGGCCAACACGCTGACCTACACCACCGCCCCGCTCACCAAGGCGGCGCTGCTCAACGGCCCGACCGACGTCACCCTCTACGCCAGATCGACGACACCGGAGACCGAACTGTCGGCCAAGCTGAGCATCGTCGCCCCGGACGGCACGGTGACCAAGCAGGCCGACGGAATCCTCCTGGGCAGCCAGCGCGCCCTGGACACCCAGGAGAGCTGGTACGGCGACAACGGCACCCTGCTCAAGCCCAGTCACCCCTTCACCCAGGCATCGCAGCACCCGGTGACACCCGGCCGGACCACACGCTACGACATCTCCCTGCTCTCCAACTTCACCAGGATCCCGGCCGGTTACCGGATCCAGATCAGCATCAACAGCCAACCCCCGGCCGACTTCCACTTCCCCGTCGCCCCGACCCCGCAGGAACTGGCGAACCTGGCCGGCGGCGTCTACACCGTCGAGCACTCCCCGCAGGCGGCGTCCTTCGTCAACCTGCCTCTGACGACGCCGAGTTCGGCCACACCCAGCGACACCGACTGGGGACCGTCCTCCTGA
- a CDS encoding PadR family transcriptional regulator, whose product MSLRNALLGLLVFRPGSGYDLLKMFDTSLGYVWPAKQSQIYGELTKLDATGLIKVTEEGPRGRKQYSLTPEGHAETVRWLSENRESRPLRNPMLLQTFFLGLLPREEAVQRLLDHAEASAKEHDTLVALRDTEEWDKDMLTVCGRLVLEHGIRQRVLEQEWAHWAAEQLRTAHTKGPDIAGPTGPSDADTSSADDANGQAHTGR is encoded by the coding sequence ATGAGCCTCCGCAACGCCCTCCTGGGCCTCCTCGTCTTCCGCCCCGGCAGCGGCTACGACCTGCTGAAGATGTTCGACACCTCGCTCGGTTACGTCTGGCCCGCCAAACAGAGCCAGATCTACGGCGAGCTGACCAAGCTGGACGCGACGGGTCTGATCAAGGTCACGGAGGAAGGCCCCCGGGGACGCAAGCAGTACTCGCTCACGCCCGAGGGGCACGCGGAGACGGTGCGCTGGCTGTCCGAGAACCGGGAGAGCCGGCCGCTGCGCAACCCGATGCTCCTGCAGACCTTCTTCCTGGGACTCCTGCCGCGCGAGGAAGCGGTCCAGCGGCTCCTCGACCACGCGGAGGCCTCGGCCAAGGAGCACGACACCCTGGTCGCCCTGCGCGACACGGAGGAGTGGGACAAGGACATGCTCACCGTGTGCGGCCGGCTCGTCCTCGAACACGGCATCCGGCAGCGGGTGTTGGAGCAGGAGTGGGCCCACTGGGCGGCGGAGCAGCTCCGTACGGCGCACACCAAGGGTCCCGACATCGCGGGCCCCACCGGGCCGTCGGACGCGGACACATCGAGCGCCGACGACGCCAACGGTCAGGCACACACGGGGCGTTGA
- a CDS encoding acetate uptake transporter, which yields MTEVSLHDAQSPPAPTVTTSHIGHATAVGAAGFAWCSLILGLHTAGIIDAADGTIVLAGTFFYGGIVQLVAGFFALASGATFAAAFLTAYGAFWLGYTVIEFWAAPHIAGAAAAAAKAGGASAEASAAAGGHAVMQSLGLFLIGWLVVTLVFGIASLGTNAVIVSAFSLLTLTIVLLVTAYLGASSAGVPSDSVLQTAGYVEIVLAAVAFYLVLAELTNDIRGRAVLPLFALNRNPQAAAQAA from the coding sequence ATGACCGAAGTGTCGCTTCACGATGCCCAGAGCCCGCCGGCCCCGACAGTCACCACCTCACACATCGGTCACGCGACAGCCGTGGGGGCGGCCGGATTCGCGTGGTGCTCGCTCATCCTGGGCCTGCACACCGCCGGCATCATCGACGCGGCCGACGGCACGATCGTGCTGGCGGGGACCTTCTTCTACGGCGGCATCGTCCAACTCGTCGCGGGATTCTTCGCGTTGGCGTCCGGCGCGACCTTCGCGGCCGCGTTCCTGACGGCGTACGGGGCGTTCTGGCTCGGCTACACCGTCATCGAGTTCTGGGCGGCACCCCACATCGCGGGAGCGGCGGCGGCCGCGGCGAAGGCAGGCGGGGCGTCGGCGGAGGCCTCGGCGGCCGCGGGCGGACACGCGGTGATGCAGTCGCTGGGGCTGTTCCTCATCGGCTGGCTGGTCGTCACCCTGGTCTTCGGCATCGCGAGTCTGGGCACGAACGCGGTGATCGTGAGCGCGTTCTCCCTGCTGACGCTGACGATCGTGCTGCTGGTGACCGCCTACCTGGGCGCTTCGAGCGCGGGGGTGCCGAGCGATTCGGTACTGCAGACCGCCGGCTACGTCGAGATCGTGCTGGCCGCCGTCGCCTTCTACCTGGTCCTGGCCGAGCTGACCAACGACATCCGCGGGCGTGCCGTGCTCCCGCTCTTCGCCCTGAACCGCAACCCGCAGGCCGCCGCGCAGGCGGCGTGA
- a CDS encoding TetR/AcrR family transcriptional regulator — translation MAEGSGVDAPMEGDRPLRRDAALNREKILRAAREVFGQHGLRVTLDDVARHAGVGVGTVYRRFPDKETLVRALFEQDLGIRQASAERALAHPDPWEGFVDFLMEMGADLAENRGLQEVIMLGSHSSEPIETMRGGMLPFLEALIQRAQESGDLRSEITPSDIPVIVQMLSAASQFTQGKRPEVWRRYFEIILNGVRQRSDNLPLTTPSLSNETVEQVMGLVRPASTKE, via the coding sequence ATGGCTGAGGGTTCCGGGGTTGATGCTCCGATGGAGGGTGACCGCCCGCTGAGGCGCGACGCCGCCCTCAACCGGGAGAAGATTCTGCGTGCCGCGCGGGAGGTCTTCGGCCAGCACGGGCTGCGGGTCACGCTCGACGACGTGGCCCGGCACGCGGGGGTCGGCGTCGGGACCGTATATCGGCGATTCCCGGACAAAGAGACCCTGGTGCGGGCCCTGTTCGAGCAGGATCTCGGGATACGGCAGGCGTCGGCGGAGCGGGCGCTCGCTCATCCCGATCCCTGGGAAGGGTTCGTGGACTTCCTGATGGAGATGGGGGCCGATCTCGCCGAGAACCGCGGCCTGCAAGAAGTGATCATGTTGGGCAGCCACAGTTCCGAGCCCATCGAGACGATGCGCGGCGGGATGCTCCCCTTCCTGGAGGCCCTGATCCAGCGGGCGCAGGAGAGCGGGGACCTGCGTTCGGAGATCACTCCCTCCGACATCCCCGTCATCGTCCAAATGCTCAGTGCGGCAAGCCAGTTCACCCAGGGCAAGCGGCCCGAGGTGTGGCGCCGCTACTTCGAGATCATCCTGAACGGCGTCCGGCAGCGGTCCGACAACCTTCCGCTGACGACACCGAGCTTGAGCAACGAGACGGTGGAGCAGGTGATGGGTCTGGTCAGGCCCGCCTCGACGAAGGAGTAG
- a CDS encoding TetR/AcrR family transcriptional regulator, with amino-acid sequence MSAVGTEKTVREGSLEKRTAILVAARELFVRQGVDRVSMDAIAARAAVSKRTVYDYFGDKRRLFLAILADVSQSMTDTVRRALDEHLPEDAGIRTVPQLEQSLAELAIDLGTSIVGSADYAAGFALVAQERLRTPTTRDDIATGAVEEVFADRLAHFADAGLLDTDDPRLAADHFFALTVLLAYDRQPVPANPDPERVRQTMVDGVHAFIRAYAVRE; translated from the coding sequence ATGAGCGCGGTGGGCACGGAGAAGACGGTGCGCGAGGGGTCCCTGGAGAAGCGGACGGCGATCCTCGTCGCCGCGCGCGAACTGTTCGTGCGTCAGGGAGTGGACCGCGTCAGCATGGACGCCATCGCGGCCCGGGCGGCGGTCTCCAAGCGCACGGTGTACGACTACTTCGGCGACAAGCGGCGCCTCTTCCTGGCCATTCTCGCCGATGTGTCCCAGTCCATGACGGACACGGTGCGGCGTGCGCTCGACGAGCACCTTCCGGAGGATGCGGGAATCAGGACGGTGCCCCAACTGGAGCAGTCACTCGCGGAGTTGGCGATCGACCTCGGCACGTCGATCGTGGGCTCGGCCGACTACGCCGCCGGGTTCGCCCTCGTCGCCCAGGAACGCCTGCGGACTCCGACGACCCGGGACGACATCGCGACGGGTGCGGTGGAGGAGGTGTTCGCGGATCGGCTGGCCCACTTCGCCGACGCCGGACTCCTGGACACGGACGACCCGCGACTGGCCGCCGACCACTTCTTCGCGCTGACCGTCCTGTTGGCCTACGACCGTCAGCCGGTGCCGGCCAACCCCGACCCGGAACGGGTCCGTCAGACCATGGTCGACGGGGTCCACGCGTTCATCCGGGCGTATGCCGTGCGCGAGTAG
- a CDS encoding LacI family DNA-binding transcriptional regulator, which translates to MDAIQVRPARIQDVAAAAGVSVSTVSNVLNRPERVNARTAERVRDAVAALDYVPHPGAAGLRTGHSSSIGLVLPDVANSFYSRIARGAADAAYDHGYSLVLCDSGDAPEREQGYFTMLIEQRAVGAVVVPLGADPTRLTRLRERGIPLVLADRALPAQDGCSVSVDDIAGGRVAVQHLLDCGARDILVVNGERGIVQCAERYQGARQAVRTRREARVRQVVADEMTVAYGLEIARTLDDLPDGVFCTNDFLAAGLCRGLGERGVRIPEEVQVVGYGDLDIASFVGTTLTTVRQPVEELGRAAVGMLLDEVEARAEHAHETRVFAPDLVLRDSTRPRSVPNP; encoded by the coding sequence GTGGACGCCATTCAGGTTCGCCCCGCCCGCATTCAGGATGTCGCGGCCGCCGCGGGAGTCTCGGTCTCCACGGTGTCGAACGTCCTGAACCGGCCCGAGCGCGTCAACGCCCGCACCGCCGAACGGGTCCGCGACGCGGTCGCCGCACTCGACTACGTGCCGCATCCGGGAGCCGCGGGCCTGCGCACCGGGCACTCGTCCTCGATCGGCCTGGTCCTGCCCGACGTGGCGAACTCCTTCTACTCACGCATCGCCCGCGGTGCCGCCGACGCGGCCTACGACCACGGCTACTCCCTCGTGCTCTGCGACAGCGGCGACGCCCCCGAGCGTGAGCAGGGCTACTTCACGATGCTGATCGAGCAACGGGCCGTGGGAGCAGTCGTCGTCCCGCTCGGCGCCGACCCCACCCGCCTGACCCGACTGCGCGAACGCGGCATCCCCCTGGTCCTCGCGGACCGCGCGCTGCCGGCCCAGGACGGCTGTTCCGTCTCCGTCGACGACATCGCCGGCGGCCGGGTCGCCGTGCAGCACCTCCTGGACTGCGGGGCGCGCGACATCCTCGTCGTCAACGGCGAGCGCGGCATCGTGCAGTGTGCCGAGCGCTACCAGGGCGCCCGCCAGGCCGTCCGCACCCGCCGCGAGGCACGGGTCCGCCAGGTCGTCGCCGACGAGATGACCGTGGCCTACGGCCTGGAGATCGCCCGCACACTCGACGACCTGCCCGACGGCGTCTTCTGCACCAACGACTTCCTCGCCGCCGGCCTGTGCCGAGGACTCGGCGAACGGGGCGTACGCATACCCGAGGAGGTCCAGGTGGTCGGCTACGGCGACCTCGACATCGCGAGCTTCGTCGGTACGACCCTGACGACCGTCCGGCAACCCGTCGAGGAACTCGGCAGAGCGGCCGTGGGAATGCTGCTGGACGAGGTGGAGGCGCGCGCCGAACACGCCCACGAGACACGGGTGTTCGCGCCCGACCTCGTCCTACGGGACTCCACTCGACCCCGGTCAGTCCCGAACCCGTAA
- a CDS encoding MDR family MFS transporter, translating to MTPTVTASQATTPVTDRRLNLISLVLALGVFTTLLDTTIVNIALDHLQVVFHSSVARTQWVATGYLLAFVSVIPVSGWLSERFGARNAWLFAVGAFLGGSLLCGLAGSLPALVAFRVLQGIGGGLVMPITLSIVTRAAGPERIHKATAAVALPGLLGPVLGSVLGGAIIQSLSWHWLFLVNVPVCLAALALGRILLPATAGERGHRLDVPGLLLLTPAVVALAYGISGISGEDGFAAVGAWLPLVIGAALLAAFTVHALRARRPALIDVRVFARRGFGLGSVITFAGGFSTYALSFLLPLFYQQVRGETVLHTGLLLITQGLGTMFFVVAVRPFAARFDSRFVIAAGAALTMIGTVPFALADAHGGTAVLLTAQFAQGLGFAATTFPVMTLALAGLSHAETPRGSAAFSVVQRVGAPFGVAVVAMILQSLLDGTPTATAQLAAFSGTFWWIFGLGAVPLVLAFFVPSGKNALPEPAAEAADPAQ from the coding sequence ATGACTCCGACAGTGACGGCCTCGCAGGCCACGACACCGGTGACCGATCGCCGGCTGAACCTCATCAGCCTGGTCCTCGCCCTCGGCGTGTTCACGACCCTTCTGGACACGACGATCGTCAACATCGCCCTCGACCACCTGCAGGTGGTGTTCCACTCCTCGGTCGCCCGGACGCAATGGGTCGCGACGGGCTATCTGCTGGCCTTCGTGTCGGTGATCCCGGTGAGTGGGTGGCTGTCCGAACGGTTCGGCGCGCGCAACGCCTGGCTGTTCGCCGTGGGCGCCTTCCTCGGCGGCTCACTCCTGTGCGGGCTGGCGGGTTCACTGCCCGCGCTCGTCGCCTTCCGGGTGCTCCAGGGAATCGGCGGCGGCCTGGTCATGCCGATCACGCTCTCCATCGTCACGCGGGCGGCCGGACCGGAGCGCATCCACAAAGCCACGGCGGCCGTCGCGCTTCCCGGCCTGCTTGGACCGGTCCTCGGCTCGGTGCTCGGCGGCGCCATCATCCAGTCGCTGAGCTGGCACTGGCTGTTCCTCGTGAACGTGCCGGTCTGCCTGGCGGCACTCGCCCTCGGCCGGATCCTGCTGCCCGCGACCGCCGGTGAGCGCGGCCACCGGCTCGACGTCCCCGGCCTCCTGCTGCTCACACCCGCCGTCGTCGCCCTCGCCTACGGCATCAGCGGGATATCCGGCGAGGACGGCTTCGCCGCCGTCGGCGCCTGGCTCCCGCTCGTCATCGGCGCCGCACTGCTCGCCGCCTTCACGGTCCACGCGCTGCGCGCCCGCCGTCCCGCTCTCATCGACGTGCGCGTGTTCGCGCGCCGCGGCTTCGGCCTGGGCAGCGTCATCACCTTCGCGGGCGGCTTCTCGACGTACGCCCTGTCGTTCCTGCTCCCCCTCTTCTACCAGCAGGTTCGCGGCGAGACGGTCCTGCACACGGGCCTGCTGCTCATCACGCAGGGGCTCGGCACGATGTTCTTCGTCGTGGCCGTGCGCCCCTTCGCGGCACGGTTCGACAGCCGGTTCGTCATCGCCGCCGGAGCGGCGCTGACCATGATCGGAACGGTGCCGTTCGCCCTCGCGGACGCACACGGTGGTACGGCGGTGCTGCTGACCGCGCAGTTCGCCCAGGGGCTCGGCTTCGCGGCCACCACGTTCCCGGTGATGACGCTCGCCCTCGCTGGCCTGAGCCACGCCGAGACTCCCCGGGGCAGCGCGGCGTTCAGCGTCGTCCAACGCGTGGGCGCGCCCTTCGGGGTCGCGGTCGTCGCCATGATCCTGCAGAGCCTGCTCGACGGCACGCCCACGGCGACGGCCCAACTCGCGGCGTTCTCAGGCACGTTCTGGTGGATCTTCGGCCTGGGTGCGGTGCCGTTGGTCCTCGCGTTCTTCGTTCCGTCGGGGAAGAACGCCCTGCCCGAGCCTGCGGCGGAAGCCGCGGACCCGGCACAGTAG